The proteins below come from a single Rosa rugosa chromosome 2, drRosRugo1.1, whole genome shotgun sequence genomic window:
- the LOC133730287 gene encoding nardilysin-like → MGCCTFSSDDIVIKSPNDKRLYRVIKLENGLTALLNHDPQAAAAMCVGIGSFSDSLEAQGLAHFLEHMLFMGSTKFPDENEYASYLSKHGGSSNAHTEAEHTCYYFDVKREFLKGALKRFSQFFVSPLMKNEAMAREYVNTQYLPAATSKHSRLDKKAAGEATPQAFTVGQIDNIRSPTKSAKLTVTHKQEYLKDQNLQN, encoded by the exons atggGTTGCTGCACTTTCTCGTCGGACGATATTGTAATAAAGTCTCCAAATGATAAGCGACTGTACAGAGTGATTAAGCTTGAGAATGGCCTCACTGCATTGCTCAATCACGATCCTCAG GCAGCAGCAGCAATGTGTGTTGGAATAGGCAGCTTCTCTGACTCTCTCGAGGCTCAGGGGCTTGCACACTTTCTAG AACACATGCTCTTCATGGGGAGTACTAAGTTCCCAGATGAAAATGAG TATGCTAGTTACTTGTCCAAGCATGGAGGGTCGTCAAATGCACACACAGAAGCAGAACATACTTGCTACTACTTTGATGTGAAACGAGAATTTCTTAAGGGTGCCTTGAAAAG ATTTTCTCAGTTCTTTGTTTCACCTCTAATGAAAAATGAAGCCATGGCAAGAGAG TACGTTAACACTCAATATCTTCCAGCTGCTACTTCAAAGCATTCACGGTTGGACAAAAAGGCTGCTGGAGAAGCCACTCCCCAAGCATTCACGGTTGGACAGATTGACAATATCAGATCACCCACAAAATCTGCAAAATTGACAGTAACCCACAAACAAGAATATCTAAAAgatcaaaatctgcaaaattGA